One part of the Streptomyces lydicus genome encodes these proteins:
- a CDS encoding putative leader peptide, which yields MKPQHGLTRRRHVDLVRVSSALCRHAL from the coding sequence ATGAAGCCGCAACACGGTCTGACCCGGCGGCGCCACGTCGACCTCGTCAGGGTCTCCAGTGCCCTGTGTCGTCACGCGCTCTGA